Proteins encoded within one genomic window of Mesorhizobium sp. AR10:
- the tssH gene encoding type VI secretion system ATPase TssH: MEQRRSSQSFKRKELVGKLNPVCVRAFKAAADAAKLRGNPYVELVHFIEQLVLSDRSDVQLMLADAGVDAGRLTADMTRAVDKLPYGATSIEEFSDHIFHAIQEAWNLATLEFGVEEVRSAHVLLACLKTPVLEGLVSKISGEFDKIDADAVVSRFEEVVEGSLEGGASTSAVPAAETPRRAPGGDSALAKYATDLTQRARDGKIDPVVGRDPEIRQIIDILMRRRQNNPILTGEAGVGKTAVVEGFALRIAEGDVPPTLQGISVRMLDVGLMQAGASVKGEFEKRLKAVIDEVQSSETPVILFIDEAHTLIGAGGAAGTGDAANLLKPALARGELRTIAATTWAEYKQYIEKDPALTRRFQVVKIDEPSEVVAVLMLRGVAGVLEQHHKVQILDEAIEAAVSLSHRYIPARQLPDKAVSLLDTACARVAISQHATPAEVEDILRRRQALEVEQGIIGREAAIGIEVDDRKTRVDTGLAETEVTLAAAQERWDREKTLVAEILELRARLRGEGVPLDTVETQEADTETAAVDAEKTKVPKAEPPQTETAEIETAKTKATKAKDEAKAPADADPAPSDPAADLARLRELMAELAEAQGETPLILPSVDRNAVAAVVQDWTGIPTGRMLSSQTEKALRLASVLSERVVGQDHAMEMIAKRVQTSRAGLGAPEKPVGVFLLCGPSGVGKTETALALAETLYGGEQNLISINMSEFQEAHTVSTLKGAPPGYVGYGKGGILTEAVRRKPYSVILLDEVEKAHPDVHEIFFQVFDKGMMDDSEGRRIDFKNTLILLTSNVGSEVIMDRTGNGTVRAGLDDLDTALRGPLLKVFPAAFLGRVVTIPYYPLSDSMIEAITRHQFAKIARRLRASHDAELVIGDGVMDLVKARCTEIESGGRMIDAILTNTLLPELSRGVLNRSLDGEKMTRVTVSASDQGFAYSFE, from the coding sequence ATGGAGCAGCGCCGGTCATCGCAGAGTTTCAAACGCAAGGAACTGGTCGGTAAGCTCAATCCTGTCTGTGTGCGCGCCTTCAAGGCGGCAGCCGACGCCGCCAAGCTGCGCGGCAATCCTTACGTCGAACTCGTCCACTTCATCGAACAACTGGTGCTTTCCGATCGCTCGGATGTGCAGCTGATGCTTGCTGATGCCGGGGTGGACGCGGGTCGGCTCACCGCCGATATGACCCGCGCCGTCGATAAGCTGCCCTATGGCGCCACGTCGATCGAGGAGTTTTCCGACCATATCTTTCACGCCATCCAGGAAGCCTGGAACCTGGCAACGCTGGAATTCGGCGTCGAGGAAGTCCGCAGCGCGCATGTTTTGCTTGCCTGCCTGAAGACGCCGGTTCTGGAAGGCCTGGTGTCGAAAATCAGCGGCGAGTTCGACAAGATCGATGCGGACGCGGTTGTCAGCCGGTTCGAGGAGGTGGTGGAAGGCTCACTCGAAGGCGGGGCCTCCACCAGCGCGGTTCCCGCCGCCGAGACGCCGCGGCGGGCTCCGGGCGGGGATTCGGCGCTGGCCAAATATGCCACCGACCTGACCCAGCGTGCCCGCGACGGCAAGATCGACCCGGTCGTCGGCCGCGACCCGGAGATCAGGCAGATCATCGATATCCTGATGCGGCGCCGGCAGAACAACCCGATCCTGACCGGCGAGGCCGGGGTGGGCAAGACCGCTGTTGTCGAGGGCTTTGCCTTGCGCATCGCCGAGGGGGATGTGCCGCCGACGCTGCAAGGCATCAGCGTGCGCATGCTCGACGTCGGCCTGATGCAGGCGGGCGCCAGCGTCAAGGGCGAGTTCGAAAAGCGCCTGAAGGCGGTCATCGACGAGGTTCAATCCTCTGAAACGCCGGTCATCCTGTTCATCGATGAAGCTCATACCTTGATCGGGGCGGGGGGTGCTGCGGGAACAGGCGATGCCGCCAATCTTTTGAAACCGGCGCTGGCGCGGGGCGAACTGCGCACAATCGCAGCGACCACCTGGGCCGAATACAAGCAGTACATCGAGAAGGACCCGGCACTTACCCGCCGCTTCCAGGTGGTCAAGATCGACGAGCCGTCGGAAGTGGTGGCTGTTCTCATGCTGCGCGGTGTCGCCGGCGTTCTGGAGCAGCACCACAAGGTCCAGATACTGGATGAGGCGATCGAGGCGGCGGTCAGCCTGTCGCATCGCTACATCCCGGCGCGGCAATTGCCGGACAAGGCGGTGAGCCTTCTCGACACCGCGTGCGCCAGGGTCGCGATATCGCAGCACGCCACGCCCGCCGAAGTCGAAGACATTCTGCGCCGCCGGCAGGCGCTGGAGGTCGAGCAAGGCATCATTGGCCGCGAGGCTGCGATCGGCATCGAGGTGGACGACCGAAAGACAAGGGTCGACACCGGGCTCGCTGAAACCGAAGTCACGCTCGCCGCCGCGCAGGAGCGCTGGGACCGGGAAAAGACGCTGGTTGCCGAAATCCTCGAATTGCGCGCCAGGCTGCGCGGCGAGGGTGTGCCGCTCGATACGGTGGAGACACAAGAGGCGGATACCGAAACAGCAGCAGTGGACGCAGAAAAGACCAAGGTGCCCAAGGCTGAGCCGCCCCAGACTGAAACAGCCGAGATTGAAACAGCCAAAACCAAGGCGACGAAAGCCAAGGACGAGGCCAAGGCGCCGGCGGATGCCGATCCTGCGCCCTCGGATCCGGCCGCCGATCTTGCGCGGCTGCGCGAACTGATGGCCGAACTGGCCGAGGCGCAAGGCGAGACGCCGCTGATCCTGCCGTCGGTCGACCGCAACGCCGTGGCTGCCGTGGTCCAGGACTGGACCGGCATCCCGACCGGGCGGATGCTGTCGAGCCAGACCGAGAAGGCGCTGCGGCTTGCCTCGGTACTCTCCGAGCGCGTCGTTGGCCAGGATCATGCCATGGAGATGATCGCCAAGCGCGTACAGACCAGCCGCGCCGGGCTCGGCGCGCCGGAAAAGCCGGTGGGCGTGTTCCTGCTTTGCGGCCCTTCGGGGGTCGGCAAGACCGAGACCGCGCTGGCGCTGGCCGAGACGCTCTATGGCGGCGAGCAGAACCTGATCTCGATCAACATGTCCGAGTTCCAGGAAGCCCACACCGTCTCTACGCTGAAGGGAGCGCCGCCCGGATATGTCGGCTACGGCAAGGGCGGTATTCTCACCGAGGCCGTGCGTCGCAAGCCTTATTCGGTGATCCTGCTCGACGAGGTCGAGAAGGCCCACCCCGACGTGCATGAGATTTTCTTCCAGGTCTTCGACAAGGGGATGATGGACGACAGCGAGGGCCGGCGGATCGATTTCAAGAACACGCTGATCCTGCTGACCTCGAATGTCGGTTCCGAGGTCATCATGGACCGGACGGGAAACGGCACGGTGCGGGCCGGGCTCGACGACCTCGACACGGCACTGCGTGGCCCGCTTCTGAAGGTCTTCCCGGCGGCCTTCCTCGGCCGCGTGGTGACCATACCCTATTATCCGCTCTCGGATTCGATGATCGAGGCCATCACACGTCACCAGTTTGCCAAGATCGCACGGCGACTGCGCGCCAGTCACGACGCCGAGCTAGTGATCGGCGACGGTGTCATGGACCTGGTCAAGGCGCGCTGCACCGAGATCGAGTCCGGCGGCCGGATGATCGACGCCATCCTGACCAACACGCTGCTGCCGGAACTGAGCCGCGGCGTGCTGAACCGCTCACTCGACGGGGAAAAGATGACCAGGGTGACCGTCAGCGCATCCGACCAGGGGTTTGCCTATTCGTTTGAATAG
- the tssA gene encoding type VI secretion system protein TssA produces the protein MIDLALWLNPLDGENPSGEDLRNDPAFHELERLTEPQLKVVHDGRNKPASQTVTPVDWPAVLDKAEELRSHGRDLRLLVIVTRALANEQGLAGLAQGLTLIAQTFDAHWETMHPALRPNAAPREAALRRINALLDLQNGQDGLLANLRQMIFFAPRPIGPISGRDLEQGALDDRVMLQEAASGLNNAEKAALVSAHGQLLNRVRTACAAQADQANAEMTALIGDAQAAVTALDAVDTALNVRLEGSGATVPELMRFLQRLLTTLERYSAAEAATNGEAKPVPTPADPGPPVRNGHGAETMASYAEPSAGLPDRISSRDDVVKCLDLVVAFYDRTEPSSPIPHLARRVRRMVHMDFVELMEDLAPSGLKEFRLLAGVPDAKKTAQKDER, from the coding sequence GTGATTGATCTCGCACTCTGGCTGAATCCGCTGGACGGTGAAAACCCGTCAGGGGAGGATTTGCGCAACGATCCGGCCTTCCACGAGCTGGAGCGCCTGACCGAGCCGCAGCTCAAGGTCGTCCACGACGGGCGCAACAAGCCTGCCTCGCAAACTGTCACTCCGGTCGACTGGCCCGCCGTCCTCGACAAGGCGGAGGAGTTGCGTTCGCATGGCCGGGACCTGCGCCTGCTTGTCATTGTCACCCGTGCGCTGGCCAATGAGCAGGGGCTCGCGGGGCTCGCCCAGGGCCTGACCCTTATTGCTCAGACCTTCGATGCGCACTGGGAGACCATGCACCCGGCGCTGCGGCCCAACGCTGCGCCGCGCGAAGCCGCCTTGCGCCGCATCAACGCGTTGCTCGACCTGCAGAATGGCCAGGACGGTTTGTTGGCGAACCTGCGGCAAATGATTTTCTTTGCACCGCGCCCGATCGGCCCGATCAGCGGACGCGATCTGGAACAGGGCGCGCTGGACGACCGGGTCATGCTGCAGGAAGCCGCGTCGGGATTGAACAACGCCGAGAAGGCAGCGCTGGTCAGTGCGCACGGGCAGCTTTTGAACCGGGTGCGCACCGCTTGTGCGGCACAGGCGGATCAGGCCAACGCAGAAATGACGGCGCTCATCGGCGATGCCCAAGCCGCCGTCACGGCGCTCGACGCCGTCGATACAGCGCTGAACGTTCGTCTTGAAGGCAGCGGCGCCACTGTTCCGGAATTGATGCGGTTTCTGCAGCGTTTGCTGACGACCCTCGAACGGTATTCCGCAGCCGAGGCAGCGACGAATGGCGAAGCGAAGCCGGTGCCCACCCCGGCAGATCCGGGACCTCCGGTCCGAAACGGTCATGGAGCCGAGACAATGGCAAGCTACGCGGAACCGAGTGCGGGGCTCCCCGACAGGATCTCCTCGCGCGACGACGTTGTGAAATGCCTCGACCTTGTGGTGGCGTTCTATGACCGCACCGAGCCGTCGAGCCCGATCCCGCATCTCGCCCGCCGGGTGCGGCGGATGGTGCATATGGATTTCGTTGAACTGATGGAAGATCTCGCCCCGTCGGGGCTGAAGGAGTTCCGGCTGCTTGCCGGCGTTCCCGACGCCAAGAAGACCGCCCAGAAGGATGAAAGGTAG
- the tssB gene encoding type VI secretion system contractile sheath small subunit, translating to MPAESKAKVIERNRAPRVQIAYDVETYGSPTTIELPFVMGVMADLSGASQTKEASKTVLDRSFVETDANRFPKFMEALGPRVKARVKNTLPQAEGAERDEELALDLTFTKMGDFAPDKIAEQVPQLAEILKMRRQLEELLGFMDGRVDAEKRIAQLLNNQPLLGQIASQALADDKGEE from the coding sequence ATGCCAGCCGAAAGCAAAGCAAAGGTCATCGAGCGAAATCGCGCACCGCGTGTGCAGATCGCCTACGATGTCGAAACCTACGGCAGCCCGACGACGATCGAACTGCCGTTTGTCATGGGCGTGATGGCCGACCTGTCCGGCGCATCGCAGACCAAGGAAGCGTCGAAGACGGTTCTGGACCGCTCCTTCGTCGAGACCGACGCCAACCGGTTCCCCAAGTTCATGGAGGCGCTCGGACCCCGAGTGAAGGCGCGCGTGAAAAACACGCTGCCGCAGGCAGAAGGTGCTGAGCGCGACGAAGAACTGGCGCTCGATCTCACCTTCACCAAGATGGGCGATTTCGCACCCGACAAGATCGCCGAGCAGGTTCCGCAGCTGGCCGAGATCCTCAAGATGCGGCGCCAGCTGGAGGAGTTGCTCGGCTTCATGGACGGGCGGGTCGATGCCGAAAAACGCATCGCCCAACTGCTGAACAACCAGCCGCTGCTCGGCCAGATCGCCAGCCAGGCGCTGGCCGACGACAAGGGTGAGGAATAA
- the tssC gene encoding type VI secretion system contractile sheath large subunit, whose product MAEQQKTAVAGVAEAEAVDLGEFSQLLEKDFKVKKDDSEKLQQLVRNLALAAQSRSETTTISSNSIKSIKSLIAGIDKMLTTQVNEIMHAPEVREMEGTWRGLWYLINNTETDQKLKIRVMNISKEQLADTLEDYEGQMWDQSPIFKKVYTDEYSMLGGEPIGCVIGAYEFSNHPRDVGLLRNVSGICASAHTPFIAAASPRLFRMDSWQELPNPQDLQQIVSNPAYASWQSLRESEDARYIGLTMPRVLARLPYGADTVPVKGFSFEEEVQGDHHKYVWMNAAFPMGVNINRSHKLYGWGTQIRGVENGGTVLNLPVHSFPTDDGSIAMKCPTEVAIDDRREAELAKLGLMPILHRKNTDLAAFIGAHSLQDDETRAGRLVDPDAQSNERLSANLPYLFPVSRFAHYLKAIARDKVGSFKERSDMQIWLTEWINRYVLANPAFADDKARAKRPLAAAEVQVDSVEGRPGYYNARFYLRPHYQLEGINASLRLVSELPSVKT is encoded by the coding sequence ATGGCCGAACAGCAAAAGACCGCAGTAGCAGGGGTCGCCGAGGCCGAAGCCGTCGACCTCGGAGAATTCAGCCAACTGCTGGAGAAGGACTTCAAGGTCAAGAAAGACGACAGCGAGAAGCTGCAGCAATTGGTGCGCAACCTTGCGCTGGCAGCACAATCGCGCTCCGAGACGACGACGATTTCGTCCAACTCGATCAAGTCGATCAAGTCGCTGATCGCCGGCATCGACAAGATGCTGACGACCCAGGTCAACGAGATCATGCACGCGCCGGAAGTGCGGGAAATGGAAGGCACGTGGCGCGGCCTCTGGTATCTCATCAACAACACCGAGACGGATCAGAAGCTGAAGATCCGGGTCATGAACATTTCCAAGGAGCAGCTGGCCGATACGCTCGAAGACTATGAAGGCCAGATGTGGGATCAGAGCCCGATCTTCAAGAAGGTCTACACCGACGAGTATTCGATGCTCGGCGGCGAACCGATCGGCTGCGTGATCGGCGCCTACGAATTCTCGAACCACCCGCGTGACGTCGGCCTGCTGCGCAACGTTTCCGGCATCTGCGCCTCGGCGCACACGCCGTTTATCGCCGCCGCCTCGCCGCGCCTTTTCCGCATGGACAGCTGGCAGGAATTGCCGAACCCGCAAGACCTGCAGCAGATCGTCTCAAACCCGGCCTATGCCTCGTGGCAGTCGCTGCGCGAGAGCGAAGATGCGCGCTACATCGGGCTGACCATGCCACGCGTTCTGGCACGGCTGCCCTATGGCGCCGATACCGTCCCGGTCAAGGGCTTCTCCTTCGAAGAAGAAGTGCAGGGCGACCACCACAAATACGTCTGGATGAATGCCGCCTTCCCGATGGGCGTTAACATAAACCGCAGCCACAAGCTCTATGGCTGGGGCACCCAGATCCGCGGCGTCGAGAATGGCGGCACGGTCCTCAACCTGCCGGTGCACAGCTTCCCGACCGACGACGGGTCGATCGCCATGAAGTGTCCGACCGAAGTCGCCATCGACGACCGGCGCGAGGCGGAACTGGCCAAGCTCGGCCTGATGCCGATCCTGCACCGGAAGAATACCGATCTCGCGGCCTTCATCGGCGCACACTCGCTGCAGGATGACGAGACGCGGGCGGGCCGGTTGGTCGATCCTGATGCCCAGTCCAACGAACGGCTGAGCGCCAACCTGCCCTATCTGTTCCCGGTCTCGCGCTTCGCGCACTACCTCAAGGCGATTGCGCGCGACAAGGTCGGCTCGTTCAAGGAGCGGTCCGACATGCAGATCTGGTTGACCGAGTGGATCAACCGGTACGTGCTGGCCAACCCGGCCTTCGCCGACGACAAGGCGCGCGCCAAGCGCCCGCTTGCCGCCGCGGAGGTTCAGGTCGACAGCGTGGAGGGCCGGCCGGGCTATTACAATGCACGCTTCTATCTGCGCCCGCACTACCAGCTGGAGGGCATCAATGCGTCGCTCCGGCTGGTGTCGGAACTACCATCCGTGAAGACTTGA
- a CDS encoding Hcp family type VI secretion system effector encodes MAVKIDGFLKVPDITGPSTRDGHEDEIEIHGVDYKMVAPYDPNSLSRRGRVSMGMIKFTKHYDKASPYLKKALFDNKALDEVVFSARRTIDGETSDYLVVTLTDASIMEYDMSQAEDEEDLIQEEVSFAYKKIKFVYDGNDEAEMDVYVGK; translated from the coding sequence ATGGCAGTGAAAATTGACGGTTTTCTCAAGGTTCCGGATATCACGGGTCCAAGCACTCGCGACGGCCATGAGGACGAGATCGAAATCCATGGCGTCGACTACAAGATGGTCGCACCCTATGACCCAAATTCGCTGTCACGCCGCGGTCGCGTGTCCATGGGCATGATCAAGTTCACCAAACACTATGACAAGGCCTCGCCCTATCTGAAAAAGGCGCTGTTCGACAACAAGGCTCTTGACGAGGTGGTGTTCTCGGCACGCCGGACCATCGATGGCGAGACCAGCGATTACCTGGTCGTTACCCTGACCGACGCCTCGATCATGGAATACGACATGTCGCAGGCCGAGGATGAGGAAGACTTGATCCAGGAGGAGGTCAGCTTCGCCTACAAGAAGATCAAGTTCGTCTATGACGGCAATGATGAAGCCGAAATGGATGTCTATGTCGGCAAGTGA